A genomic segment from Candidatus Methylomirabilis limnetica encodes:
- a CDS encoding phage integrase N-terminal SAM-like domain-containing protein — protein sequence MLREAGAQEKTIPYCMAWVRRFFARHPGRRRRDLGRTEIEVFLADIAQRGGVSNWQVQQARDAMELYYEQLRGIALAPRLDASELKSASEPPSPPTPTPVAELRSRKDAHKTYAAGRRDVKRKHVLLAMEPGAAVGPAPPALRTAEAPPSTGAPTVKTHTAVNWRALDARVRECLRLEHYAYRTEQAYVAWIRRFVAFHQWRKPSRFDNAKGTHRDKAKGTHLCSVIVGPVGSMGKPEAFPCCGRNP from the coding sequence GTGCTGCGGGAGGCCGGGGCACAGGAGAAAACCATCCCGTACTGCATGGCGTGGGTGCGAAGGTTTTTCGCGCGGCATCCGGGACGCAGGCGCAGGGACCTAGGACGGACGGAGATCGAGGTATTTCTTGCGGACATCGCACAACGCGGGGGTGTGTCCAACTGGCAGGTCCAGCAGGCTCGCGACGCCATGGAACTGTACTACGAGCAGTTGCGGGGCATCGCGCTGGCGCCGCGACTTGATGCAAGTGAGCTGAAAAGCGCTTCAGAGCCACCCTCCCCTCCAACCCCCACGCCTGTCGCTGAGTTGCGTAGTCGCAAGGATGCGCACAAAACATATGCGGCAGGCCGTAGGGATGTCAAGCGGAAACATGTTCTCCTGGCCATGGAGCCCGGCGCCGCGGTTGGCCCTGCCCCTCCGGCGCTTCGGACTGCCGAGGCTCCACCCTCGACAGGGGCGCCGACGGTGAAGACACACACGGCCGTCAATTGGCGGGCGTTGGATGCACGGGTGCGGGAATGCTTGCGGCTCGAACACTACGCCTACCGCACGGAACAGGCCTATGTGGCATGGATTCGCCGGTTCGTTGCTTTTCACCAGTGGCGGAAGCCTTCTCGTTTTGACAACGCAAAAGGGACCCACCGTGATAAAGCAAAAGGAACCCACCTCTGTTCAGTGATAGTCGGGCCTGTGGGAAGCATGGGAAAGCCGGAGGCTTTTCCATGCTGCGGTCGAAATCC